In the genome of Eschrichtius robustus isolate mEscRob2 chromosome 2, mEscRob2.pri, whole genome shotgun sequence, the window CTATATGCAGCAAAAACACCTTTTCAAAAATAATGTTAGCAAAAATGGCAGAGTAAGGacttctgaaaataaattttatatccataaaagcaatgaaaacactggacatttttccagaatcaactttttcagaattctgaaaatCAAACAAAGGCAATCTGGGGAGCATttactcaaggaaaaaaaaatgaatcttactAAATCAGTGAGTTTTATGGCCTGTTAACTTGTCATTTCTTACTGTCCCTTCTCCTGTTTTGCTATAACCTTGAAAACCAACACCTGCAGTGGTGAAAAACAGGAGCAGGGCAgtaactagaggggtgggacagcaCTGGATCGCCTTCAAAGACCAATCCCCAGGGAATTATCATGTAAGCTGTTTGTTGATTTCCTGGAAGACCCCACTAGCAAGACCATATATATTTGATCTGACTCAGCACTCATTCAGTACAAATAGGCCCCAGGGGCATTTGGTAAAAACAATCAAAGGCAATTGTTGGAACATCACGACTGCCAAAAGCAACACATAATAATTGGGTAAAAACTGGCTAACCAAAaagcttaaaaagaaaacatgcgGAATGAGATGTCTATAGCAGACACTGAAAAGCTCTCACATACTTCTGGGATTCTTGAAGGCCATGTGCTTTCATAGGATTGTGCATACTCCCAGAGATGTGTGCTTGCTCAGGAACGACCTGAGAAGCCCTAAGCACTCACTTCTGGTTAACGTGGAGGCTCAACACAAGCTAGAAATGAAGGCTGAAATGAAACTGTACGCTGCCTGACTGAATGCTGAAGGCAAGTCCCAACACACAAACTGAGGCCCACCACAACGACTGGGAGACTTCTTGGTTCCACACGTCCTGAAGGAAGACGGAAAATGAGTTATTGTTCAATTGGTAGAGTTTCACTTTTGCAAGATGAGAAATTcttttgcacaacaatgtgaacataattaacactactgaactatatacacttaaaaatggtgaagatgataaattttatgttatgtgttttaccacttttttctttaaaaagacataATAGCCTGGCAATCAATGAAGTCTTGTAGACAAAGTCATTTTCATGGTTCATCTGAAAAGTTTCAATGTTGTGCATGCTTCCACAGTTTGGTGtactaagttttgttttgttttgtttttaattttgtctaGTTTCTCAACAACTAGAAGAATTTTGAAATGTCATCCAGAATAACCAGGACAACTTTCATATCCTTTCTAGTTAAAAGATTCATGAATGGTTCTGCAGTACTAGAATAGACAAGGCAGACAATCTGTTCAAGTGCTTCCCCAATTGTGGGATTGGTGACAGACCATAGtttcattttgtaccttaaagtctTCCTTTGGGATATGCCAACAAGGAATGTCATCTGGCCTTGACTGCCAGTTGTGATACTTGATATTGTCTACACAGTCTTCTACTGTGTTAGTTTTTGGCATCATTTAGTGGCCTGGGATAGACTGCACATGCTCCTACATCAATTACACATGCTCCTACATCAATCCTATGTCAATTACAACCTGCGACCAAACATCTAAGTGTAAATATTTCCTTTAGCTCTTAAGAGAGGAATCACAATTGGCCATTCTGTAGCTTCTGGAAGCTTCACAAACTGTTTTCAAAACCATTCAATTAATTGATTTGGACCATCAGTAAGGTAAAAAACACCTGGTTAATATTTCAGGATCATCATGATGCAAGAGATGAAAACTGAAAAGTAGAATTTGATGAACAAACTTCTCCTTAAGACAAATGTTTTGAAGTGTCCAGGCTAGATTTCTAAAGATGGAAATAATGCACCAAaggtataaacatttttaaacgtTCACTCTGAAAGTATTTCAAACCTACAAAACAGTTCCAGGGGTACAGATAGTTCCCTTTTATCGATCTTCCCCAGATGCTGACATCTTGCATAACCACAGTACAGTTGTCAAAGCCaggaaattaatatttgtaaaacagtATAACTACGGATCTTATTCAAGTTTCACCAATTGTCCCACTAATGTTCTTTTTGAAAGTTTTGCAGAACCTGGCCAGTATCACACATCACATTTGTTATACTTCTTTGGTCTCATCTAATCGTGGACAGATcctcattttctttgtcttttacagCCTCAACACTTTCAAAAGGTATTCACCAACTGTTCTGTGGAATGTCCCTCAGTTTGTGTTTGTctcatgttttctcatgatttagAATTCAGGCTGTACATTCTGGGCAGGAATATCACAGTGTACCTACCATACCTGGGGAGAGTGGGGTAGGACACATGATGTCTCTATCTCAATACTGGTGGTATTAACTTTGACTGCTTGGTTTGGTGGTGTGCCTGACTTCTCCACTAAGCAGTTTCTGTTTATTCCCCCTGGATATCTTGTGAGGAAATGCTTTGCCCTCCTAAGTTTAGTATCCACTGACAGTTCTTGCCTGCAAAATTACTGCTGTGGTGTTTGCCAAATAGCAGTAATTtatttccatccttccttctacatttataatTGGGATGCCACTGAAGGGAGGATCTGCCCCTTTTATTTACGTATTCACATCACAATGGACCAAACATTTCCTTTTCTATGGGTATGAACAATTTTTAAGATTTTGGATGGACGTGATAAATTGCCTTCAGAAAGAGTGTACAGATTTACACTCCCTCAGGTACTACATGAGTCTGTCACCTTTCTATACCCCTACCAACAGTAATTATGtacaaataaattcatttgttttaaaaaaggatatcTAGTAATTACTTACCTTTGCAGTTTATTGCCTCTTATGTATCTTcactgttcatttgtttttcatcttccatcatttgttattttatataacattGCACATTTTACCCTTGTCACCTATGTGTTTATGAGATCTTTTTGCACTGAGGATATTATTACAAATGGAATaatctgtaacatattttctcaatttctttGCATTTTACCTTTACTAATGAATGTCAATTATACAGTTTTATACGGTCAAATATATTGATGTGTTTTGTGCTGTTGTACAAAGTTCTTTTACCAGATAAAGATACTCAACATGTTCTCTTAGATTTTTGATTAAGTccaaatttttatatgtatttctttcattcttctggaTTATATTCCCCTAGGCTTTCcaacaaaaacttttttctttgtttcagtaTTTTCCCCCAAAGTTCAGGAATTTTTAAAGGTAGAATTTAAATCACTgcggaaatatatatacataagttTTAATATTAATATGATGCTATCCAtccatttgggggaaaaaactcCCTACTTCACACTATTTATAAAAATGGATTCCACATGGATATgtgtattagaaaaatattttttatcaagAAAATACAAACTCTACAAATCTAGTCAGCTGGATAAATACATGGCAGATTATCTATCCCTGGACAGTTTGCTAGCATTAGATTAAAGTGAAATAGATAGGATTAAGATATCCTTCATCATATTGATACAATATTGCCTATATCTTAGATTATAACTGAGAGCATACACGATAAAATCTTTTTACTGTTCATGAAAGTTTCTCTAAAGTTTTTGGTTACGTTCAAGTCTCCTTATCAGGACAGCTATACCCCAAAGCaagatttttatttgaataaaaacGGGCCCATAAGTTGAAATAAATaacagtataaaatatatatttacaaacatTTATGCTTACtaacataaatattaatttatattacatGTAGGCATAATAGAAGATGATAAAAAGATAACTGTAATGAAGACGAGGAAAAATACAAAACCAAATCAGGGATTCAGGTCTCTTTTTGTCAACACAACACACAAATGCCCCAAATGCTATATGTAATTAGCTGTAAACATCTCATAACAAACCAAACATCCAGGGGGCTCCCTCTGCCCAGGATGCATTACCGGATGTGGTACGCCCTGAAGCACTTGGCATGGACGCCCTTCTGGCACTTCTCGCAGCGGGTGTTGGTCTGTGAGTGGCACAGGGCACACCGGGTCCTCTTGTCCTGGTGGATGATCCAGTGCCCAATCATGTCAAAGCGGCTCTCGGTTTCCAGCCGCCTGCTTCGCCTCCCTTGGGATGATGTATCCGCGTTGCTCTCTAGGTACACGCAGGCCACATATCTCCGGAAGGCCAGAAGGTCCACCTGGGCATCATGGCAGCATATCCTGTGCAGCTGCCATGCATTGTTAAGAGCAGCGTCAATAACATAGCCAATGAAACTCGAGTACCACTTCATACCCCGGATTTTCACCTTGTACTTGGCGATGTTCTGGTCCATGCGGCCGACACCCCCGACCTTCTCCTGGTACAGCCTCAGCAGTGATGGCTGATGAACCTGGGCCTGTGTCTTGGCTGCTCCCGAGTGATGGTTGGTCAGCCCTGCTGGCTCTATGCCCACAGCGTTGGAGCAGATGTTGACCACACTGCTATCATGCCAGCGGCACACGATGATCTCCTCACTCTCATCAACTTTGTAATCAAACGAACCCCTCTTCATTCTCTTCAGTTCTTTGGGATCTTTAAGGGGACATCGTTCAGTTCTGTACTCACGAACAGTTCCTGTGGCCTTCACTCCTTTCTTCCTTAAAATGGACATCAATTTGACACTTGTAAAAACCTTGTCAAAAAATATGTGGTATGGCAGACACCCACGTGTCTGAAGTGCATCCACAAATTTCACCACCATACTGCCTCCTAGGTCCAGGCCCCTGTCTGGCTTAGTGAACAGTGTGCCCTGTGAGGGCTCGAACCACACCAAATAGCCCCTGCTGGTCGTCCCACACCAGATCTTGTAGCCCAGCCGCACAGGTTTCCCCGCAGGCAGATGCTTGGACCCCCGGTGTCCAAAGTACTCACACATAGACTCGCCAAAGCTGTAGAACTCTTCCAAGGGTGCATGCTTCTGGAAATTGTAGTTCATGCGGACAATGAGAGGCCTCACCTTGGCAAACCTATCACTTTCATCAAGCTCATTGTTATCTGCAAAATGCAGGTATGAGAAGATCAGTTCAAATCTGTCCCTTCTAATTGCATCAGCCACAAGATGATGATGTGAATCAGGGGATGTTTCCCAAAACATCCTTCTCCTTGGATAGGAGATATACCCACTTAAAATCAAAATGCCCAAAACACACTTCAATTCCTGGGCTGTGAGACCCAGGTTGACATTCTTCTGCCAAGCATAACGATTGGTTTCATTAACAATAAAATTAATTGTTCCTTCATCAAAAAACAATTCAAAGAGGCCTACAGGACTCAGTTCCTGGCTTTTGAGATCCTCCATATGAGGATCTGATGCTGTCCAACTGGTGAAGTCCGGGCGGATATCTCTTTTGGTCCAGACATGTGGAGGTTCCACTACTGCCTTTTGCTTCTTCATGGCTGGCTGCAGCTGCAGGTCATCCTCATCCTCCCCGGAGCCAGAGTCCTCAGGCACAACAAAGGCATGCAGCACATTGCCGGGCAGGTGGGTTCCTCGCCGGCCATCTTCATCACCCGAGTCCTCATCAGTGAAGTCCCCTGAAGCATTGTTGGGCGGTGCAATGAAGATCTCCTCCCTACTCTGGCCAGATTCCTCCTCCTCCAGAGCATTCAGAACCTCAAGCAACTTCATGGACTTCAGCTTTGAGCCGGTTCTTCTCCCGGTAGTGAGGCTGCTGCGATGACAGGAAACAGAATGAAGAGAGGCCATGCAGGAAAGCCAGTGCTTCAGCAGAAAACTCCACTAAAGCACTGCTCAAGAGGAGGGCACTCCCACTTCAACAGCATCCTGGACCTAACACCATAAGGCATAGTGCCAGATAAGTGAATTTTCCAGACAAACACAAATTACTCATCTAAGTGCAGAAGTATTTTAATGAAGGGAGGCATTCTAAAGAGGTATTCCATACTTCCTTTCCTTCCTAAATAAAGTGTCTGAATAGAGGATCCCCTCTAGTGATGAATCCAGGTGCCACTGTTATCACCTGGTTAACAGTAACCGTCAACGGGAAGGCTCGGCTGCTGAAGTGACATCCACCGATGTCTCCTGACTCAGTGGCCCTAGCAGCTCTGCTTTCATGCTTCCACCTTATCTGTCTCTTCCCTTTTTCTTATTCACTTGGCATATATAAGTTTCCTCACTTCCCaacttctcaaactctccctACTTGAACTCTCACTACCCAAATTCAGGACCTAAACAGATTCAGACAGATTTTCACAAAGCTCCCTCAACATCTGATATCCTACTGCATACTGACTGCTAAATAGATTTAGAAACATGGAAACCCCTGCTATTCTAACTCTCCCTGTGCATGTAGGAACCAAATACAAGAGATATTTGTATTTAGTGGGCACCAACCACGAGCAGGTGCTGCCCAGGGGCTGGCAGTGGGCACACTCCACTCCCTGACCTGCATAGCACTTGTTTCCAAATGGAGGAGACAGATGACACACCAACAAACACACAGCTATGCAGGACGGCATCAGTTAGCGATGAGGGCCATCCTGAATAAGGGACAGAGAGTGCAGCAAAGGAATAGGGCTGGGGGTGCTACTTTAGACATATGATGAGGGAAGGCTCACAGGGCAGATGGCCTGGAGAGGTGAAGGAGTGAGCCTTGCAGACAGCTGCAGACTGGGTGtcccagagggagagaaagaactgTAGGTACAGGTGCAAGGCCCTGTGGTTGAAGGGACTTGATATCTATGAACAGCAAGGAGGTTAGTGACACTGCAGATGTAGTGCGGGGAGGAAAGTAGAGTAGAGCAGAGGTGGCTGGGTCCAGGGCCAAGgtcccacagggttccagaggtCCTGATCAGGACTTTCAGTTGTATTCAGTTATCACAGGAAGCCCCTGAGGGGATGGAGCAGGACAGTGAGGGGTCAAATACATTACTCTGGCTATGAGAATAGACTGGACTTGGGAAGGTGGGCACTGCTGCTGCCCTATGCCTTGGCCTCTGCATGAGAAAAGCCGTGCACCAGAGGGAGGATGCAGGCTTTACCACAAAGGCTATTTCTCTGCCTGCTCTTAGGCTTTGGAGTTTAAGCTGCATTAGAGATTCACTCCAACCTCACTTCCAGGACACTGACTCCACCAGCCACCCCTGCTGGAGGCTAGAGCACAAGAGGTCTGACCTCTGGGGAGATGAGGTATGCCTCAAGCTCTCCATGGCCAGCCAGAAAGGGAGAGGAAACCTGAAGCTCTTCCTTTCCATGGACCTCGAACTAAGACACGTTCTCAAAGGGTAACAGCCATCTTCATGCCTCCCCTGACCTCCCCTGGTCTACAGCAGCAGATCTAAGCCTGCCCAGCCACAATCTCTGCTAGTCTCACCACTCAAACTGCTGCTCACCCACAGGCCCTCAAACACCTCTGTGCATACCTGTTCAAACCCTTGGAGTGAGAAAGCCTGCAGGAACTGAGGCAGCCCCACAGACAACCATCTTGTGTCTTGAAAGATGAGGAAAGTAAACCACATTTTTAGATCAAGTGCAAAACTAGAGCTACACAGCTGCACCCATACTGTACCACACACACTCCTTTGTCTGCCTTGTCTTTCCTCCAATCTtcgtctctcctctccctccttggtGCTTCATAGACACCAAGTGCTTAGGGTGGCCAGCAGGACTGAGAACTGAAAATGTTATAGACTTGGTCTTTCAAAAGCAGAGAAGTAAATACAGTTAGCCTTgaataacatgggtttgaactatgTGAGTCCActtatacatagattttttttggtaaatacgTCCTGGAGTACTACATGATCCTCAGTTGGTTGGAACCGCCAGTGCAGAGGGCCTGATTataaagttatacacagattttcaaaTGCGCAGAGTCAGCAACCCTAATCCCCATgtattcaagagtcaactgtacctGCAAAAAGCCTTTCATCAAACATTACTCCTACCTTGATGATGAAGCCATGATATACTGTGAACATGAGGTTGTCTTTACTTGCAGAGTCTAAGAATCTGTAAGACAACAGAAGTCAGTTTTAAGAAATCATATCTTAATTAGCAAAGGAATAGGAACTTCTCTaccatttaagggaaaaaaatctcaagatTCACTATCAACCAGAGGGAAACGGATCAAGTACACACAGGAAATGATGTGTAGTTGACTGGCTAGTCAGAGGGAAAAAGAACAAGCTCCCCCATCTCACACCTCACAACAAAATACATTCTAGAGCAGGGTTTCCCATAGTCAGAACTATTGGCATTTTGTTTCTTGTGGGGGGCTGTCCTATGTATTATGTGATGTTTAACCGCATCCCAGGCCTCCACCTACTAGATACCAATAGAACAACTACCCCACTAgttgtgaaaaacaaaaaggtttCTAGACAAATGTCCTCTGGCGGGGAGAGTAGGAGGTAAAATCTCCCCTGGTTGAAGACTACTGTCCTACATCAGCACTGCCAATAGAACTTGCCACAACGATAGATGTGTTTTATATCAgtgttgtccaatatggtagccatgaGCCACATATGGGTATTAAGCACTGGATatatggctagtgtgactgagaaattgaatttgtaattttatgtaattttaagtaattcaaatttaactagtcACACGTGGATAGTGGCTACTATATTAGATAGTGAAGTCCTAGATGCATTAAGTATTAATtgcaaaaaagcaaaacttttaaagtatattaatGATCACAGAGGAAAACCTTTCTTATAGAAAACATAGAAACTTAAAGGAGGGTGGATAATTTTAACTACATCAAACTTCCAACAAATCTGTAGTAGGCAGAAAgcccaaaggaccccaaataggttGAACTCAAATAGGGCTataccaagacacatcataattaaattgtcaaaagtctaagacaaagaaagaatttggaaagcagcaagagaaagagaaattacataCAGGGGGATCCCTATAAGACTAGTAgcagatttttcaacagaaacttttCAGACCAGGAGAGAATGGGATGATATATTgaaaatgtagaaagaaaaaacTATCAACTAAGAATGGTATTCCCAGAAAGCTGTCCTTCAaaactgaagaagacataaagactttaacaagcaaacaaaagctgagggtgtTCATACCACAagacctgctttaaaaaaaatgctagggcttccctggtggcgcagtggttgagaatctgcctgctaatgcaggggacacgggttcgagcc includes:
- the PGBD2 gene encoding piggyBac transposable element-derived protein 2 isoform X1, which produces MASSSSSLTTGRRTGSKLKSMKLLEVLNALEEEESGQSREEIFIAPPNNASGDFTDEDSGDEDGRRGTHLPGNVLHAFVVPEDSGSGEDEDDLQLQPAMKKQKAVVEPPHVWTKRDIRPDFTSWTASDPHMEDLKSQELSPVGLFELFFDEGTINFIVNETNRYAWQKNVNLGLTAQELKCVLGILILSGYISYPRRRMFWETSPDSHHHLVADAIRRDRFELIFSYLHFADNNELDESDRFAKVRPLIVRMNYNFQKHAPLEEFYSFGESMCEYFGHRGSKHLPAGKPVRLGYKIWCGTTSRGYLVWFEPSQGTLFTKPDRGLDLGGSMVVKFVDALQTRGCLPYHIFFDKVFTSVKLMSILRKKGVKATGTVREYRTERCPLKDPKELKRMKRGSFDYKVDESEEIIVCRWHDSSVVNICSNAVGIEPAGLTNHHSGAAKTQAQVHQPSLLRLYQEKVGGVGRMDQNIAKYKVKIRGMKWYSSFIGYVIDAALNNAWQLHRICCHDAQVDLLAFRRYVACVYLESNADTSSQGRRSRRLETESRFDMIGHWIIHQDKRTRCALCHSQTNTRCEKCQKGVHAKCFRAYHIR
- the PGBD2 gene encoding piggyBac transposable element-derived protein 2 isoform X2 — translated: MASSSSLTTGRRTGSKLKSMKLLEVLNALEEEESGQSREEIFIAPPNNASGDFTDEDSGDEDGRRGTHLPGNVLHAFVVPEDSGSGEDEDDLQLQPAMKKQKAVVEPPHVWTKRDIRPDFTSWTASDPHMEDLKSQELSPVGLFELFFDEGTINFIVNETNRYAWQKNVNLGLTAQELKCVLGILILSGYISYPRRRMFWETSPDSHHHLVADAIRRDRFELIFSYLHFADNNELDESDRFAKVRPLIVRMNYNFQKHAPLEEFYSFGESMCEYFGHRGSKHLPAGKPVRLGYKIWCGTTSRGYLVWFEPSQGTLFTKPDRGLDLGGSMVVKFVDALQTRGCLPYHIFFDKVFTSVKLMSILRKKGVKATGTVREYRTERCPLKDPKELKRMKRGSFDYKVDESEEIIVCRWHDSSVVNICSNAVGIEPAGLTNHHSGAAKTQAQVHQPSLLRLYQEKVGGVGRMDQNIAKYKVKIRGMKWYSSFIGYVIDAALNNAWQLHRICCHDAQVDLLAFRRYVACVYLESNADTSSQGRRSRRLETESRFDMIGHWIIHQDKRTRCALCHSQTNTRCEKCQKGVHAKCFRAYHIR